In Streptomyces paludis, the genomic stretch GCCGAACGGAAGCACGTGTACTGCGGGATGCCCCGGGCGCTGCTGCTCTACCAGGACGCCGGCGACATCCTCGCCGCCGCCACCCGCGCCGAACTCCTCGACGAACTGGCCACCTCCATCGCGACGGACAAACTCCGCGCGTTCAAGGTCGACTACCGCGACCGCCGCACCGTGCTCGGCGGCCGTGCCCCGGCCTTCGGCGACCAGGGCGGCGACGACATGTTCTCGCTGCTGTCGTCCTACACGGTGCTCGGCGTCGCGCAGGAACTCGCGCTCAAGCGGGTGCCCGGCGCGAGCGGCCCGGACGACCCCCGGGTCGCCGAGGCCGTACGGAACCTCGTGCTCACCGAGGACTTCTTCGTCAAGCAGCGCGTCGTGAAGTATCTGCGCGGCACACTGGAGCGGTTCGGCGACGACGAACTGGCCACACTGATCGCCATCCAGCGCCTCGACACCTACAAGCGCGCGCTGAAGCAGCGCAACAACCTCAGTGTGGACGCCCCCGGCACCTACGGCTGGATCATCCACCAGACCACGAAGAACGCCGGACGTGTCCGGGCCGCCCGGTTCGACGAGCTGCTCGCCAACGCGGCGCTGGACGATCTCGCCGGCCTCGCCGCCCGCCACCACCGGATCCCGCAGCCCCCTACCGAGACGGTGACCGCGTGACCCCCCTGCCCCCGACCGGGTCCCTCATCCCCGTCGACGCGCCGTTCTCCGCGAGCCAGGAAGCCTGGCTCGCCGGATTCATCGCCGGAATCGCCGCCGCGGGACGCCGGGACACCGCCGCGGCCGACGCGCCCGCGGCGACGGTCGACGTCCTGTTCGGCACCCAGACCGGGAACGCCGGCTTCCTCGCCGACCAGGCCGTCGCCGGGGCCCGCGCCCACGGCCTCGGCGGGAGCGCCACCGCGCTCGACGCCGTCACGCCCGAGCGCCTCGCCACGATGTCCCACCTGCTCGTCGTCGTCTCGACGTACGGCGAGGGCGAGATGCCCGACAACGCCGGACTGTTCTGGGAGGCGCTCCAGGCCGGCACCGCGCCACGCCTCGACGGTCTGCGGTACGCGGTCCTCGGGCTCGGCGACAAGGGGTACGACGACTTCTGCCAGGCCGCGAAGCTCCTCGACACCCGGCTTGAGCAGCTCGGCGCCACCCGGCTGCACGACCGCGTCGACTGCGACATCGACTTCGAGGAGCCCGCGGCGGTGTGGACGGCGGCGGTCCTGGAGCGGATCGCCGCCGAGACCGGCGCCTCCGCGGCAGCCGGTCAGGGTGGTCCCGACGGTCAAAGTGGTCCGGGCGGTCCGGGCGCTGCCGCCCCGGCCCCCCGTACCCTCTCGCCCTGGAACAAGCGCACCCCCTACCGCTCCCGGCTCGCCGTGAACCGGCTGCTGTCCGCGCCGCACGGCGCGAAGGAGATCCGGCACTACGAGTTCGACCTCGGCGACAGCGGCATCACGTACGAGGCCGGTGACGCCCTCGCCGTCGTACCGCGGAACGACGACGCGCTCGTCGGCGCGCTCCTGACCCACCTCGGCGCGCGCGGTGACGAGGAGGCGGACGGACGCCCGCTCGCCGAAGTACTGCGCGCGGAACGCGAGATCCGCACCCCGTCGAAGGAGCTGATCGCCGAACTGGCGGAGCGCGCGCCGTCGAGCGGCCTCGCCTCCGTCGTCGCCCACGGCGACCGCTCCGACCTCGCCTCCTGGCTCTGGGGCCGGGATGTGCTCGACCTGCTCCGCGACGCCGGGGCCGCCGCACCGGGTCTCGCCGAACTGCTGCCGCTCCTGCGGCCGTTGCAGGCGCGCCAGTACTCGATCTCGTCGAGTCCGCTGGCCCACCCGGACCGTATCCACCTCACCGTCGCCTCCGTCCGCCACGGCACCGGGCAGCGGACGTACGGCGGCGTCGCGTCGACCTATCTGGCCGACCGGACGGGCGAGGACCCGCACGCGGGCGTCTACCTCCAGCCGAACGCCTCCTTCGGCGTCCCGGCGGACGACGACGCCCCCATGATCATGATCGGCCCCGGTACGGGCATCGCGCCGTTCCGCGGCTTCCTCCACGAGCGCGCCGCGAAGGGCGCCGCCGGGCGGAACTGGCTCTTCTTCGGCGACCGGAACCGCGCGACCGACTTCGTGTACGAGGACGAGCTGATCCAGCTGCGGGAGAGCGGCGTGCTCACCGAACTGGACCTCGCGTTCTCGCGCGACCAGGCCGAGAAGATCTATGTGCAGACGCGGATGCGCGAGCGCTCCCGCGAGCTGTACGGCTGGCTGGAGGACGGCGCGCACCTCTATGTGTGCGGCGACGCCTCCCGCATGGCGAAGGACGTCGAGGCGGCGCTGCTGGGCGTCATCGCGGAGCAGCGCGGACGCGGCGACGACGACGCGGCGGAGTACCTCGCGAGCCTGCGCCGGACGAAGCGCTACGTACGGGACGTGTACTGAGCATGACGGATCATGACCCCGGACCATATGGGGCCTGCGCGTTCGACTGCTGCGGCCGGCGGCACAGCAGCACCCGGCTGATCGACCCGCGGATGCCGGAACTGGCACGCTGCCTGACGCTCTTCCAGTACGTCCAGGCGGTCACCGGAGGACCGGTCGCCCGGATCGACCAGGCCGGGAACTACGCCTTCCCGAGCCTGCGCGGCGACGCGTTCGCCGTCCACCCCGGCTCGATCGCGCTGCGTCTCGACAGCGGCGGTGTCGCCTCGGCCGTGGTCGCGCGGGACGAGAGCAGCGGCACGGTCGCCCTCCATCTGTACGACGCGGCCGGCCGGACCGTGCACCAGGGGCGCCTGCTCTCCGAGGGCGACCGGCTGCTGGCCGGACTCGCCGGCACGGTCGACGCCGGGGCCCCGGCCGCCGGACCGGCCGCGGCCCCCGAGGTGCCGGCCTGGGAGAACGGCGACCAGCTCGCGCAGCTCGACACCGTCCTCGTGGACGGCGGTATCGCCCGGCGGGCCGCTTTCGACCGGTACCGGGGCGAGCACCGGGCGATCGACGCCGGTGTCGTGCCCGACGTTCTCGACCATGTCTGCTCCGTCGGGCTGCCGATCGGCGTCGCGGTGTTCGCCCCGGCGGCCATGCAGGCGTGCGGCGGGCGGGTGCATGTCACCGACAGGACCATCGGTGGCCGGGTGTTCGCGGCCGTCGCGGAGAGTTCCGTGGAGATCGACCTCAAGGGCGTCCGCGCCTGCCACCTCGTCCGGTCCCCGGCGGCGCACGGCCCGACCTCGGCGATCGAACTCGACGACGAGGACGGACGCTGTGTCGCGGTCATCACGCAGTTCGGGATGGTCGGGGAGGAGGTGCACGCCGCGTGGGAGCACCTCGCGGCGTCACTGCCCGACGCCTGAGAAGTGTGGCGCGGGGCCGCTGCGGTACGCGAAAAAATAATTGATCGCACGGAGAACCGACCGGGGTCGCTGACCGTCTTATCGCCCGAAGTTCACCAAGAACCGGGATCCACGCCAACTGCGCTTGCTGGCAAGAGAGTTGCTTGCGCCGTGCGCTGCGCGGGTCCCGGTGGTGGGCGCAATCCGAGGTGTGTCCGAGGGGGACGCACAGCGCCTCGGGAGTCTTGTTCGGGTCAGTGCTTCAACAGTTGGGGAAGTGTTGCGTACTCACAGAAGAAGAGCGGGCGCGGCCATGGTGGCCGCCCTGCTCACCGCCGGGCTGGTATCGGGTGCCACCGCGCACACCGCCACCGCGTCCGTCACCGACGACGGCGGGGCGGCCGGAGTGGCGGGACCGCGGGCCGGGGCCGGCGGTACCGTCACCCTGATCACCGGTGACCAGGTCCATCTGGACACCCAGGGCCGGGTGACACGGGTGGAGCCCGGCCAGGGCCGCGAGGGCACGCGGATGAACATCAGGACCGTCGGGGACGAGGTGCATGTCCTGCCGGCCGACGCCGCCCGGCTGGTGGCCGAGGGCAAGCTGGACCAGCGGCTGTTCAATGTGACGGCGCTGCGGAAGGCCGGGTACGGCGACGAGCGGCGGGCCTCGCTCCCGCTGATCGTCTCGTACGGGAAGAACGCGGCCCGCAAGGCGGAGGCCAGGACAGCCATCGCGGAGGCGGATGTCGCGGTACGCCGTTCGCTCCCGGCGATCGACGGCGAGGCGCTCACCGCGCCGAAGGAGGAGGCGGCCGAGGTCTGGGACGCGCTGACCGAGCCCATCGACGTGCCGAACGAGGACCGCGAGACCGCCCCCGGTATCGAGCGGGTGTGGCTGGACGGGAAGCGCACGGCGCTGCTGGACAAGAGCGGCGCGCAGATCGGCACAGGGAGCGCCTATCAGGCCGGCTACACCGGTGTGGGCGTGAAGGTCGCCGTCCTGGACACCGGTGTCGACCAGACGCACCCCGATCTCGCGGGTGTCTCGATCGCCCGCAAGGACTTCTCGGGCTCGGGCAACACCGTCGACCACCACGGCCACGGTACGCATGTCGCGTCGACCATCGCCGGTTCGGGTGCCAAGTCCGGCTGGAAGTACTTCGGGGTCGCGCCCGGCGCGAAGATCATCGACGCCAAGGTCATCGACGACAGCGGCGAAGGCTCCGAGTCCGGCATCATCGCGGGCATGCAGTGGGCCGTCGACCAGGGCGCCAAGATAGCCAACATGAGCATCGGCGGTGTGGACACCCCGGGGACCGACCCGCTGGAGGCGGCGGTCAAGAAGCTGTCCGCCGAGCACGACATCCTCTTCGTCGTCGCCGCCGGCAACGAGGGTCCGGACGCGAACACGATTTCCTCTCCCGGCAGTTCCACCTCCGCGCTCACGGTGGGCGCGGTGGACGGCAAGGACCGGATCGCCGGCTTCTCCAGTGTGGGCCCGACGAGCAACGGCTCGCTGAAGCCGGACATCACCGCGCCGGGCGTGGACATCGTCGCCGCGAAGGCCGCGAAGGGTATGGACGGCAGCCCGGCCGCCGACGGTTACGTGGCCATGTCCGGTACGTCGATGGCGACCCCGCATGTCGCGGGCGCCGCGGCGCTCCTCGCGCAGCAGCACCCGGACTGGAGCGGCCAGCGCATCAAGAAGGCGCTGGTCTCCTCGGCCAGGCCCGGCGCGGGACAGAGTGTGTTCCAGCAGGGCGCGGGCCGTGCCGACCTGACGAAGGCGATCACGCAGACCGTCCTGAGCGAGCAGGTCGGACTGAACTTCGGCATCGCGCCGTGGCCGCACACCTACGACCTGCCCGTCACGAAGCAGATCACGTACAACAACACCGGGACGGCGCCCGTCACGCTCGATGTGTCGCTGGAGACGACCGGTCCCGGCGGCAAGCCGGTCGCGGACGGCTTCTTCGTCCTCAGCGCCACCAAGGTCACCGTCCCCGCGGGCGGCAGGACGAGCATCGACCTCCGGGCGAACACCAACATCGGCGGCACGGACGGTGTCTTCACCGGTACGGTCGTCGCCAGGTCCACCGACGGCAGCCAGAACGTCCGCACGACCTTCGCGGTCGAGCGTGAGGCCGAGTCGTACGACGTCACGCTGAAGTTCATCGACAACAACGGCAAGCCCTCCAAGTCGTCGGCCTGGGTGTTCAGCCACGACGGCCCTTACTCGGAGGACGTGACGGCCGGCAGCGACGGCTCTGTCAGGATCAGGCTTCCGAAGGGCCCGTACACGCTCAGCTCCATGGTGGAGACCGGCAGAGACTGGGCCTGGCTGGTCCAGCCGAAGCTGAACCTCGTCGAGGAGTCCACCGTCACCTTCGACGCCCGCACGGCGAAGCCGGTCAGCATCACCGCGCCGGACTCCGCCAAGCTTGTCCTGGGATATGTGGGCTTCGGTGTGAAGGCGGGTGGCGAGGTTCGGTCCAGTCACTGGAACCTGTTCAGTATGGGCGACATACGCGTCGGCCATGTCGGCCCGCAGGTCCCGACGGCGCTGATGAACGCGCAGGTGGGTGGGCTCTGGCAGAAGGGCAGCACCAGCTACAACCTGCTCTACAACCGCACCGGTTCGTTCTACACGGGGTTCACCCACACGGCCGACATGAGCGAACTGGCCCTGATGAACGCGAGGTTCGGCTCCTCGACCAAGAACCGTATAGGCTCTCTCGCGCCGGGCTGGACCGATACGACAGGGCCGTCGCGGTACGGCTTCGGCCTGCTGACCGAGCCGCTCGCCCTGCCCACCACGGCCAAGACCTACTTCACCATGCCCAAGTACCTGACCTGGGAACTCGGCGCCGTTCAGTACGGCGTGGAGAACGGTATCGAGCTGCTGTCCGCGGAACCCAGGACCTTCGAGGCGGGGAAGACGTACTCGGAGACCTTCAACGTCGGTGTGTTCAGCCCGAAGGAGGGGGCAGGGGGCAGCGAGCGGTCCCGCGACGGCATGGACGTCTGCGTGAACGAGTTCACCGACGGGGTCGGCCACCGCGGCAACTCCGAGGTCACCACCCAGCGCACCACGGTCACGGTCGACGGCAAGACCGTCCCCAGCTACCAGCTCGGGCCGTGCAGGCTCGTAGACGACCTTCCCGACGGGTCCGCCACGTACAAGGTGAGCACGGAGGCGACGCGCCCCACAGAGATCGCGAGTGTCACGAGCCGGCTGGTGGCGGCCTGGACGTTCACCTCGAAGGCCCCCGAGGGCGACACGGTCGAGAGCCTGCCCATCAACATCGTCCGCTTCACGCCGAGTCTGGATCTGACCAGCACGGCGAAGGCCGGCGAGACGGTCACGTTCCCGCTCCATGTACGGGGACCGGCGCAGCACAACCTCGGGT encodes the following:
- a CDS encoding diflavin oxidoreductase, which encodes MTPLPPTGSLIPVDAPFSASQEAWLAGFIAGIAAAGRRDTAAADAPAATVDVLFGTQTGNAGFLADQAVAGARAHGLGGSATALDAVTPERLATMSHLLVVVSTYGEGEMPDNAGLFWEALQAGTAPRLDGLRYAVLGLGDKGYDDFCQAAKLLDTRLEQLGATRLHDRVDCDIDFEEPAAVWTAAVLERIAAETGASAAAGQGGPDGQSGPGGPGAAAPAPRTLSPWNKRTPYRSRLAVNRLLSAPHGAKEIRHYEFDLGDSGITYEAGDALAVVPRNDDALVGALLTHLGARGDEEADGRPLAEVLRAEREIRTPSKELIAELAERAPSSGLASVVAHGDRSDLASWLWGRDVLDLLRDAGAAAPGLAELLPLLRPLQARQYSISSSPLAHPDRIHLTVASVRHGTGQRTYGGVASTYLADRTGEDPHAGVYLQPNASFGVPADDDAPMIMIGPGTGIAPFRGFLHERAAKGAAGRNWLFFGDRNRATDFVYEDELIQLRESGVLTELDLAFSRDQAEKIYVQTRMRERSRELYGWLEDGAHLYVCGDASRMAKDVEAALLGVIAEQRGRGDDDAAEYLASLRRTKRYVRDVY
- a CDS encoding S8 family peptidase produces the protein MLRTHRRRAGAAMVAALLTAGLVSGATAHTATASVTDDGGAAGVAGPRAGAGGTVTLITGDQVHLDTQGRVTRVEPGQGREGTRMNIRTVGDEVHVLPADAARLVAEGKLDQRLFNVTALRKAGYGDERRASLPLIVSYGKNAARKAEARTAIAEADVAVRRSLPAIDGEALTAPKEEAAEVWDALTEPIDVPNEDRETAPGIERVWLDGKRTALLDKSGAQIGTGSAYQAGYTGVGVKVAVLDTGVDQTHPDLAGVSIARKDFSGSGNTVDHHGHGTHVASTIAGSGAKSGWKYFGVAPGAKIIDAKVIDDSGEGSESGIIAGMQWAVDQGAKIANMSIGGVDTPGTDPLEAAVKKLSAEHDILFVVAAGNEGPDANTISSPGSSTSALTVGAVDGKDRIAGFSSVGPTSNGSLKPDITAPGVDIVAAKAAKGMDGSPAADGYVAMSGTSMATPHVAGAAALLAQQHPDWSGQRIKKALVSSARPGAGQSVFQQGAGRADLTKAITQTVLSEQVGLNFGIAPWPHTYDLPVTKQITYNNTGTAPVTLDVSLETTGPGGKPVADGFFVLSATKVTVPAGGRTSIDLRANTNIGGTDGVFTGTVVARSTDGSQNVRTTFAVEREAESYDVTLKFIDNNGKPSKSSAWVFSHDGPYSEDVTAGSDGSVRIRLPKGPYTLSSMVETGRDWAWLVQPKLNLVEESTVTFDARTAKPVSITAPDSAKLVLGYVGFGVKAGGEVRSSHWNLFSMGDIRVGHVGPQVPTALMNAQVGGLWQKGSTSYNLLYNRTGSFYTGFTHTADMSELALMNARFGSSTKNRIGSLAPGWTDTTGPSRYGFGLLTEPLALPTTAKTYFTMPKYLTWELGAVQYGVENGIELLSAEPRTFEAGKTYSETFNVGVFSPKEGAGGSERSRDGMDVCVNEFTDGVGHRGNSEVTTQRTTVTVDGKTVPSYQLGPCRLVDDLPDGSATYKVSTEATRPTEIASVTSRLVAAWTFTSKAPEGDTVESLPINIVRFTPSLDLTSTAKAGETVTFPLHVRGPAQHNLGSLTVQVSYDGGKAWTNTPVTYGTGTDGRHHITLTHPTAATSVSLKAKVTDTSGNAYEVTIEKAYLLSQ